GCCGGTATCGCGACACAGATAAGCCCGCCAGCCCGCGACACTGGCAATGCTGGAATGGTTGCCGAACTGGCATCGGTCAGTACCCGTATGGTCGATGTCGAGCGGATGCTGGACCGGGCGCTGTTCACCGCCTGCGCCGCCTATTGCTATGCCCGCAGCGCGGCGACCGGCGCGCGCAAGAGCGATGAGGTCATCACCGCCGAGATCAACGCCGCCTATGATCGCCAGCGCAGACTCTCCCAGGAGAAGCGGCCATGATACAACCCCATGATCGCCGCATCCACGCAGACGCCTTGCGGCGACAATATCGTGGCAACCAGTGGTCCCGCTTCAAGCGGCAAGCCGGTATCATGCTGTCATCAGTTGTCCTGGGTGCAGTCGCCGCGCCTTATGCGACGCTGGATCAGAACAGGATGGAGGCCCTTTCCGCCTGGTCCGTGGCGAAGGCGAAGCTGTGGCTCGCTTCGGGCACGTTCGCCGATGCCGAAGTCAGCGTCCGCATCGGCGGCCAGACCTATTCCGGCCGGTCCGCTCGTGCCGTGGCCGCCCATCCCTATTACCGGCAGTCGGTTGAGATGGCCTATGCTGATGCCAAGCGCGGGGGCGAACTCGGCTTCGCCGCTTGGTTGTCCTGCCTGTTTCTGTTTCGCGGAGCCGTCCGGCGGCGGCATGAACGCGCCTTGCGGGATCGCGTCATCGCCGGAACCTTGGTCACAACCGAGAAGCAGCTTGCCAAGATGACCGGCGCCGAAGCAGATTCCCGCGCGCTCGCCATCGGCACAGTACCGATCCCGTCGCGGCTGGAAACCCGGCACTTGTCGATGATTGGCACGACCGGCTCAGGTAAGACCACGGCGCTGCGTCAGTTGCTCGACGGGATCGAGGCACGCGGCGAAGCTGCCTTGGTTTACGACACCAGCGGCGAGTTCATCGCGCATTACTACCGTCCCGAACGCGGCGACGTGATCCTGAACCCGTTCGACGCCCGATGCGCCTTCTGGTCGCCCTTCGCCGAGATCGCCCATCCCGCCGACGCCGACCGCATCGCGCACCAGCTTATCACCGAGACGGGCCAGAGTGACCGCGACGTGTGGCTGGAAACCAGCCGCATCCTTGTCGCCAATATGATCCGCGCCTTGTGGCGGGAAGGCAAAGGCACCTTGCCGGACCTGTTGGACGCGCTTCAGGACCGGACGAAAGACGACCTCAAAATCTGGCTGGCGGGCAGTTCGTCGGCGCGGACCTTCGCCGAGGATGCCGACCGGGCAACGGGCAGCGTGTTGTTCATGCTCGCCAAGGCCGCGAACCTGATCCAGTTCCTCCGCGCGGACGGCAGCGGCGGCGATCCTTTTGCCTTCCGGGACTTCATTCACGGGTTGGATAAGCGCACCGGGGCGCGCCCGTGGATTTTCGTCCCCCGCAAGGAGGATTATTTCGAGGCGTCGAAGCCTTTACTCGCCTGTTGGCTGGAATGCGCGGCCAGCGCCGTGCTGGGGCTGCCCCCCTCGCCCGACCGGCGCATCTGGTTCGTGCTGGACGAGCTGGCCGACCTACCCCGCGTCGATAATCTGGCGCGGCTCCTGCCCGAAGGGCGCAAGTTCGGGGCCGCTGTGGTGCTGACCTTTCAGGCGCTGGGCCAGATGCGGCATCGCTACGGGCCGCAGATCGCCGAATCCATGCTGGGCTGCTGCAATACCAAGCTGTTCCTGCAAACCATCGACAGCGAAACCCGGCAATGGGCCAGCCAGACCATCGGCGAGTGCGAGGTCGAAATCCAGACCATGACCGACGCGCTGGCCGAAGGTGACGATGAGGCCCACACTACCTTGGGGCGGATGCGCAAGATGCGGCCCGCCGTGCTGGAAAGCGAATTGCGCCTGCCCAAGTTCGAGGGCTTCCTACTATTCCCGGATGGCTTGCCGGTGGCGCGGATCAGGCTCACCGCCGATCATGTCGCGCGGCGCGGCGAGCCCCGCCAACCTGGATTCATTGCGGGCGATCCCGACACCACGCTTTGGAAGCAGAACGGAGCCGTCGCGCCCGCGCCGTCACCGACCCCGCCATCACCCCCCAGCGAAGGGCCGGTGTGATGGTGGCCTCCGTATCCGCGCTGACCAGTTCGGCGCAGGCCAGCAGCTATTATGAGGCTGATGACTATTATTCAGAGGACGGCCTTGCGCCTTCCGAATGGCAGGGCGCGGGCGCGGAGGTGCTGGGCCTGTCCGGCGAGGTAGACCGCGATCAGTTCCGCGCCTTGCTGGATGGCAGAATCGCCGATCAGCAGTTGGGCACCTTTCGCGACGGCCAGCTTGAGCATCGCCCCGGTTGGGACGTGACTTTGAGCGCGCCCAAGTCAATTTCCATCATGGCCGAGGTGGCAGGCGACCGACGGTTGATCGCCGCGCATGGCGAAGCAGTCAGAACCGCGATGGCCCATGTCGAGAAACATATGGCCGCCACCCGCGTCCGGGACGGCGGCACCGTCACTCGCGAGGCTACCGGCAATCTCATGATCGCCAGCTTTCAGCACGGCACCAGCCGCGCCCAAGACCCGCAGCTTCACACGCACAATGTCATCATGAACGCGACGCGGGACGAGGATGGCGCTTGGCGCAGCCTTGAGCCGCGCGCCATCTACCAGCTTCAAAAGCAGATCGGCGCGATCTACCGGCAGGAATTGGCCTTGAAGGCGCGCGAACTGGGCTATGAGATCGAGACGGGCAAGGACTCGCTGTTCGAGATCAAGGGCGTGCCCACCGAGGTGATGACCGCGTTCAGCACCCGCAGCGCCGAGATCGAGGCGGCATTGGCGGAACGCGGCACGTCCCGCGACACGGCCAGCGCCGTTGAGAAACAGGTCGCCACGCTCGACACCCGGCAAGCCAAGGTCGCGACCGATCATGCCTCCCTTGTTGCGGACTGGCGCGAGACGGCGAGCAAGGCCGGGTTTGGGCCAGAGGCACGTCTGGCGATGATTGAACAGGCCGAGGGCAAGGCCGCCGATCCTTCCCGTCGCGCCGATATGGATCGCGAAGCGACCATGGCGGATCGTGCCGTTGCCCATGCCGCCGATAGGCTGGGCGAACGGCAATCGGTCTTTTCCGCCGCCGCCTTGCAGGAAGAAGCCGGACGGATCGGGCTGGGCAAGATCGGTTACGCGCAGATTGGGACCGCCATAGAGGCGGCGGCGAAACAGGGCGAGTTGATCGACCGGACCTTTCAGGATCGGCGCGGCGCGGAATTTGCGGGGTTCACCACCCGCCAGAATGTCGAAACCGAATCCAAAATGCTGCGGATCGAGGTGGAAGGGCGCGGCGTGTTCGCGCCCATCGCGTCAGAACTTGCTGCCGCCAAGGCCATCGCTACCGCATCGGCACAGGCGGAACGGGCAGGTTTCGGTTGGAATGCGCATCAGCGCGCCGCCACCGAGCAGCTATTGACCAGCCGCAGTCGGATCACCGCCTTGCAGGGCTATGCAGGCACCGCCAAGACCACGACCGTCTTGGCGACCTTTGCCCGCGAGGCCGAGGCGCGCGGAATGGCGGTAACGGCATTGGCTCCCACCGCATCGGCGGCGATGGTGTTGGGCGAGGCACTGGGCACGCGCGGCGATACCGTCGCACGGCATCTGTTGTCGCCGGAGCGGCCCCAACCGGGCCAGCCCGCCGCGTGGATCGTGGACGAGGCTTCTTTATTATCCGCCCGCGATACCGCCCGGCTGTTCGACCTGGCCGACAAGCATGATGCCCGCGTTATCCTTGTCGGCGACGTGAAGCAGCTTGGTTCAGTCGAGGCGGGCGCGGCCTTCGCCCAGTTGCAGGGTGCAGGCATGGAAACCGCGAAGCTGGGCGAGATTGTGCGGCAGACCAACGATGCAACCAAGGAGGCCGTGCTGGCGTCCATCGAGGGCGATGCCAGGAAGGCGCTGGCCGCGCTGGATAATGGCGGCGGCCAGATCGTCGAGAATGCCGACCGCGCCGAACGCTTCGCTGCCATCGCTGAACGGTATGCGGCGCTAGACAAGGCCAGCCGCGCTCGCACCCTTGTCATCGAGCCGTCGCGCGAAGGTCGCGACGCGCTTACCGCCGACATTCGCGCCGCGCTTTCCAAATCGGGCGCACTCAACGGCCCCGCCGTCACCATACAGAGTCTCGCCAACAAAGGGCTGACCCGTACCGAGGCCCGTGATCCCACGAGCTACGACAAGGGCGATGTTGTCCGGTTCGCCTGCGACTATGCCGACAAGGGCGTGACGCGCGGCGAAGCCTACAGGGTAGAGAGCATCGACCCGGCCAAAGCCGCCATCACCCTCAAATCCGAGGATGGGCACGAGGTGGATTGGCGCTTGCGGCAATGGGGTGCGGGCAAGGTGCAGACGTTCACGCCGCAGACGTTGGACCTGAAAACCGGCGATAGCATCCAGTTCACCCGCAACGACCGCGAAGCTGGCCGGATCAACGGCGGACGCGGCGAGGTAATCGCCGTGGACGAGCAGACCCGCATCGCCACCATCCAGACCGCGCAAGGCAGGACGGAAACTCTCAATCTCGATTCCTCCCGCGACCAGCATATTGCCCATGCCTATGTGGATACAGCCTTCGCCGCCCAAGGCCGCACCGCCGATCATGTGATGATCCATGCCGACAGCCGCGCGACCAACCTTGTCGATCAGAAATCCTTTTATGTCGGCATTTCCCGCGCGAAAGAATCGGCCACCATCTTCACCAATGATCGCGGCAAGCTGGTATCCGCCATCAACGAACGCGCCGGACAGGTGCAAACCGCCATCGCGCAGGCCGTCATGGCCGCGCCAGCAGCCGACAAGGCAGCGGGGGCCGGAATGGGGTGAAGCCGGGAAATATGCCGCCACCCCGCGCGGTTGGGGATGACATCCGTAGTCCGCCCCTCTAGTTTCCCCGTTCGGGGGAAAACGCGGCAGGCATCCGCCACGCGCCGCACACCCGCACCAAAGAAAACAGGACTATGGCCGCGTAATGAACGCCGTTGAAATTGAAGAAGCTGTCTCCGCGCTGGCGGAACGACCGTTCGATGCGGCGGAATTTCCGTTTCAGTTCCTTGAAGCCTTCGGCAACAAGGAAACGACAATTAAGCGCCTGCGGGCAGCCAAAGGTTCTACGAACGCTTCCGATCTTCCCGGTGCGGTCCTGCAACGCAGTAATATCCATATCGCCGTCGCCGCGCCCAGCGAGGTTTCTGCTGCCTTCGCCGCACTGAAAGCCAGCCCGGCTACCACCAAGGCCAAGGCCCAATTCATCCTCGCTACCGATGGCGACACCTTCGAGGCGGAGGATTTGGCGTCGGGGGAAACCGTCGCCTGTCAATATGCCGACTTCCCGAACCATTTCGGTTTCTTCCTGCCCTTGGCGGGCATCAGCACCGTCAAGCAAGTGCGCGACAGCGCCTTTGACATCCGCGCCACCGCCCGGCTCAACCGGCTCTATGTCGAATTGCTGAAAGACAACCCCGATTGGGGCAAGGCGGAGCGCCGGGCCGAGATGAATCACTTCATGGCCCGGCTGATTTTCTGTTTCTTCGCTGAGGATACCGACATCTTCCACGGTGAGGGGCTGTTTACCGCCGCCGTGGACCGGATGAGCGCCAAGGATTCCGCCAATACCCATGAGGTGATCGGCGAGATTTTCAGGGCGATGAATGTGCCGACCAAGCATGAAGGCCAACTTGATGACCGCTATCGCCGGGCGGCAGGCATCCGTTCCTGGGCCGATGTTTTTCCCTATGTGAACGGCGGGCTGTTTTCTGGCAGCTTGGAGGTGCCGCGATTCAGCCGCATTGCCCGCAGCTACCTTATCCATATCGGCAGCCTGAAATGGACCCAGATCAACCCGGATATTTTCGGCTCGATGATCCAAGCCGTCGCCGACGATGAGGAGCGCGGCGCTCTAGGGATGCACTACACCAGCCGTCCCAACATTCTGAAAGTGCTGAATCCGCTGTTTCTGGATGACTTGCGGGTGCACCTGGCCGAGGCCGACGACAATCCGCGTAAACTGCTGAACCTGCGCAACCGCATGGCGAAAATCCGGGTGTTCGATCCGGCCTGCGGTAGCGGCAATTTCCTTGTGATCGCCTACAAGGAAATGCGCGAGATTGAGGCCGAGATTAACCGGCGACGCGGCGAGGCCGAGCGGAAATCGGACATCGAGCCGACCAATTTCCGGGGCATCGAACTGCGTCCGTTCCCCGCCGAGGTAGCGCGGCTTGCGCTAATTATCGCGGAATATCAGTGCGACGTGCTGTATCGTGGGCAGCAACTTGCGCTGGCCGAGTTCCTTCCGCTCAATGCCGAAAACTGGATTACCTGCGGCTAGATTGGTTGAGCATCTGCCCGCCGACCGGGCGCGGCGGCGGTAAGATTTACGCCGATGACCTGTTTGGCGCACCACTGGACCAGACACAGGTGGATTTCGCCAACGAGGGCGGCGAGACCTATATTTGCGGGAATCCACCCTATCTCGGTTCCACTTGGCAAGACAGAGAGCAGAAGGCCGAGTTAGAGGCGATTTTTGCACATCGCACGAAAAGCTGGAAATCGCTCGATTACGTTGCTGGTTGGTTTATGAAGGCAGCTGACTATGGCACGCAGACCAATGCGGCGGCGGCCTTCGTTTCCACCAATTCCGTCTGCCAAGGCCAGCAGGTGCCGATCCTGTGGCCGCTAATTTTCCAGACCGGCCATGAAGTCGCCTTTGCCCACACATCATTCAAGTGGGCGAACCTTGCCAGCCACAATGCCGGTGTGACGGTCGTCATTGTGGGCATCTCAAACCGCGTGGGCAAAGAACGGCTATTGTTCTCGGTTGCGGATGATGGAGGCTCCGTCGTCAAGGTTACCGAGAATATAAACGGATACTTGGTGCCTGGTCCAAATGTTGAAATCGCAAAATCTCCAACTCCGCTATCGTCTATAGCATCAATGGACAGGGGCAGTAGTCCCGTAGACGGGGGTCATCTTCTTCTAGAAGTTTTTGAGCTTCATCAGCTTAGATTAACGGAAAGCGAACGCCATCGGTTTGTCAGAAGAATTTTTGGATCGATCGAATTTATCCGGGGGCTTCAAAGGTTTTGCCTGTGGATTGGTGACGAGGAGCGGAACGATGCGATGGCAATCGAAGCGTTACGGGTTCGTATCGAATCCGTTCAGCGTATGCGCCTTGCTAGTCCAAAAGCCGCTACGCGCGACGGAGCAAACCACCCGCATCGCTTCGATGAAAAACGACAGCGGGGCGACGAGCGAATAATCACGATTCCGCGCATCTCTTCGGAGTCGAGAGAGTATCTTCCTGTTGGTATTTTGCCGCCAGGCGACATCATTACCGATCTGAATTTCGGTATCTATGATGCTCAGCTTTGGAACATGGCAATCATCGCATCACGCCTTCACCTCGTTTGGATTGCCACCGTATGCGGCAAGATGAAAACCGATTTTCGCTATTCCAACACTCTCGGTTGGAACACCTTTCCGGTCCCGACGCTCACGGAAAAGAACAAGGCCGACCTAACCCGCTGCGCCGAGGACATTCTGTTGACCCGCGAGGTCCATTTCCCGGCCACCATCGCCGATCTCTACGACCCGCAGAAGATGCCCGCCGACCTACGCGACGCCCATGAGCGCAACGACGAGGTGCTGGAACGCATCTATATCGGGCGGCGATTCAAGAACGACACCGAACGGCTGGAAAAGCTATTCGACCTCTACACCAAAATGAGCGCGAGAGCAGGAGCGCCCAAGGCGCGCAAGGCTGGGGGCGCATGAGTAGCCTGACCGACCTTGAAAAACGCTAAGGAGAAACAAAACCGATTGTCTGTGGATCATGGGGCCTCTGCGATTGGTTGAAGCTCGACCTGGAAGCCAAGCTTGGTGAGCTGGGCGACCAGACGCCTGGCTTTGCATTCGGCGGAGCGACGGTCGAAGTGGTCGATGCCAAGATCCTGATGTACGACGCCGTTTGTGAGCATGTGCCAGATCGCGGTGAGCATGGCGGCGGCGACCGCACAGATCGCTTTCTTGGGTCCCCGCCGGCTGCGCAAGCGGTTGAACTGCGCCTTGTAATAGCTGTCTTTCTTTTTCACGGCAGACCAGGCGCATTGGACCAGCACGGTCTTGAGCCAGCGCCCGCCCTTGCGCAGGTGCGAGGATTTGCGCTTGCCGGCGCTCTCATTCTGCCCCGGACACAGCCCGGCCCAGGCGACAAAATGCCCGGCGGTGGCAAAGCGGCTCATGTCGGTGCCGGTTTCCGCCAGGATGCTGGTGGCCGACAGGGTGCTGATGCCCGGCATCGTGTTGAGAAGATGGATCAGGGATCGAAAGGTGGCTCGCCCGGGCGCCACCTGCTGGTCCATGGCAGCGATTGCGGCATCAACTGCCCGATCGATCTCGATGATCGCCTTGTCCAGCGCGTCATACTGCTCGAGGTAGAGCCTGAGCATGAAACAGTGATGATCGGTCAGCCGCCCATGCAGCGCATCATACAGATGTTTGGGAGTGGCCTTGACCCGTCCATCGGCCAGGGCCGCCAGCCTGGCCGGATTGCGGATCCCGGCGATCATCGCTTCGATCATCCGGCGGCCCGACACGCCCATGATGTCGCTGATTACCGAATCCAGTTTGATATTGGCCTCTTCCAACGTCTTCTGGATCCGCTGGGTGTGGCGGGTCTGCTCCTGGATCAGCTGCTTGCGCATGCGCATCAGCGAACGCAGCTCCTGCGTCGCCTGGTCGGGAACGAAGCTCGCCCGGATCAGGCCACAGGCGACCAGATCGGCAATCCAGGTCGCGTCATTGACGTCGGTCTTGCGGCCCGGAACATTCTTGATGTGCGCGGCATTGGCCAGGATCAGATCGAAGGGGCCCTCGCTCAGGATATTCCACACCGGCTTCCAGTAGACCCCGGTCGCCTCCATCGCGACATGGCTACAGCCTGAGTCCGTCAGCCACGCCAGCAAGGACGACAGGCCCGCCGTCGTGGTCTCGAAGGACTGGCATTCCCGGCTTGTCTTGCCCTCCGACGCCAGGCGTACACAGCCCACGATCATCGCTTTGTGTACATCCAGACCAG
This region of Sphingobium sp. EM0848 genomic DNA includes:
- a CDS encoding type IV secretion system DNA-binding domain-containing protein; this encodes MIQPHDRRIHADALRRQYRGNQWSRFKRQAGIMLSSVVLGAVAAPYATLDQNRMEALSAWSVAKAKLWLASGTFADAEVSVRIGGQTYSGRSARAVAAHPYYRQSVEMAYADAKRGGELGFAAWLSCLFLFRGAVRRRHERALRDRVIAGTLVTTEKQLAKMTGAEADSRALAIGTVPIPSRLETRHLSMIGTTGSGKTTALRQLLDGIEARGEAALVYDTSGEFIAHYYRPERGDVILNPFDARCAFWSPFAEIAHPADADRIAHQLITETGQSDRDVWLETSRILVANMIRALWREGKGTLPDLLDALQDRTKDDLKIWLAGSSSARTFAEDADRATGSVLFMLAKAANLIQFLRADGSGGDPFAFRDFIHGLDKRTGARPWIFVPRKEDYFEASKPLLACWLECAASAVLGLPPSPDRRIWFVLDELADLPRVDNLARLLPEGRKFGAAVVLTFQALGQMRHRYGPQIAESMLGCCNTKLFLQTIDSETRQWASQTIGECEVEIQTMTDALAEGDDEAHTTLGRMRKMRPAVLESELRLPKFEGFLLFPDGLPVARIRLTADHVARRGEPRQPGFIAGDPDTTLWKQNGAVAPAPSPTPPSPPSEGPV
- the mobF gene encoding MobF family relaxase, whose amino-acid sequence is MVASVSALTSSAQASSYYEADDYYSEDGLAPSEWQGAGAEVLGLSGEVDRDQFRALLDGRIADQQLGTFRDGQLEHRPGWDVTLSAPKSISIMAEVAGDRRLIAAHGEAVRTAMAHVEKHMAATRVRDGGTVTREATGNLMIASFQHGTSRAQDPQLHTHNVIMNATRDEDGAWRSLEPRAIYQLQKQIGAIYRQELALKARELGYEIETGKDSLFEIKGVPTEVMTAFSTRSAEIEAALAERGTSRDTASAVEKQVATLDTRQAKVATDHASLVADWRETASKAGFGPEARLAMIEQAEGKAADPSRRADMDREATMADRAVAHAADRLGERQSVFSAAALQEEAGRIGLGKIGYAQIGTAIEAAAKQGELIDRTFQDRRGAEFAGFTTRQNVETESKMLRIEVEGRGVFAPIASELAAAKAIATASAQAERAGFGWNAHQRAATEQLLTSRSRITALQGYAGTAKTTTVLATFAREAEARGMAVTALAPTASAAMVLGEALGTRGDTVARHLLSPERPQPGQPAAWIVDEASLLSARDTARLFDLADKHDARVILVGDVKQLGSVEAGAAFAQLQGAGMETAKLGEIVRQTNDATKEAVLASIEGDARKALAALDNGGGQIVENADRAERFAAIAERYAALDKASRARTLVIEPSREGRDALTADIRAALSKSGALNGPAVTIQSLANKGLTRTEARDPTSYDKGDVVRFACDYADKGVTRGEAYRVESIDPAKAAITLKSEDGHEVDWRLRQWGAGKVQTFTPQTLDLKTGDSIQFTRNDREAGRINGGRGEVIAVDEQTRIATIQTAQGRTETLNLDSSRDQHIAHAYVDTAFAAQGRTADHVMIHADSRATNLVDQKSFYVGISRAKESATIFTNDRGKLVSAINERAGQVQTAIAQAVMAAPAADKAAGAGMG
- a CDS encoding type IIL restriction-modification enzyme MmeI, whose product is MKTDFRYSNTLGWNTFPVPTLTEKNKADLTRCAEDILLTREVHFPATIADLYDPQKMPADLRDAHERNDEVLERIYIGRRFKNDTERLEKLFDLYTKMSARAGAPKARKAGGA
- a CDS encoding IS110 family transposase, whose protein sequence is MEIMHERVAGLDVHKAMIVGCVRLASEGKTSRECQSFETTTAGLSSLLAWLTDSGCSHVAMEATGVYWKPVWNILSEGPFDLILANAAHIKNVPGRKTDVNDATWIADLVACGLIRASFVPDQATQELRSLMRMRKQLIQEQTRHTQRIQKTLEEANIKLDSVISDIMGVSGRRMIEAMIAGIRNPARLAALADGRVKATPKHLYDALHGRLTDHHCFMLRLYLEQYDALDKAIIEIDRAVDAAIAAMDQQVAPGRATFRSLIHLLNTMPGISTLSATSILAETGTDMSRFATAGHFVAWAGLCPGQNESAGKRKSSHLRKGGRWLKTVLVQCAWSAVKKKDSYYKAQFNRLRSRRGPKKAICAVAAAMLTAIWHMLTNGVVHQDLGIDHFDRRSAECKARRLVAQLTKLGFQVELQPIAEAP